The genomic DNA CATGCCATCGGTGACGGCGCGTTCCGGGGGAATTATCTTCCCGATCGCCCGCTCGATTAACGATGTGCTCGGCTCAGCGCCCGGTGAAACCGGCAAACGCATCGGCAACTTTTTGACCATGGTCTGTTTCCAGTTCACGCCAATCACTGGCGCCATCTTCCTGACCGGGATGGCGGCGAACCCGCTGGTTGGCAGTCTGGCGAAATCAACACTGGGCATTGAGATCTCATGGGGCGGCTGGTTTGTTGCGGCCGTGGTTCCGGCGATGGTCTGCTTCATGTTAGCGCCGCTGCTCATTTATAAGCTGCTGAATCCGGAGCTGAAAAGGACGCCGGAAGCCAAAGAGATGGGCAAGCGTTCGTTGCAGGCGCTGGGAGCGATGAGCAGCGCAGAGAAGAAAGTGGCTATTGGCTTTATTCTCGCTCTGATTGGCTGGGGAACCAGTTTGATCACTGGCCTGTCGGCAACCGCTGTCGGGCTCGGTCTGGCGGCCTATCTGTTCGCCACCCGCGCTGTGGAATGGAAAGCTCTGCTCAGCGATCACGCGGCCTGGGATACCGTCATCTGGTTCAGCGTGATCATCAGTCTCGCCAGCGGGCTTGAAGGGCTCGGCTTTATCAAATGGATGACGCAGCAGTTAGACGGTGCGATTCAGGGTTTCGGTCCAATGACCGCGTTTGTGGTACTCGGATTGCTGTATATCTACGTTCACTATCTGTTTGCCACCGCTTCCGGGCATGTGGCCGCGCTGTACGCCCCGTTCGTCGCGACGGCTATCGCCGCCGGTGCGCCGCCGATGATGGTCGCTATCTGCTTCGGTATTTTCAGTAACCTGATGTGGGGGAATACGGAATATGGTGGTGGTCCGGGTCCGATTTACTTCGGACAGGGTTATTTCGACCGGGCAACGTTCTACAAAATCAACCTGGTGGTAGTCACCTTTAACGTCGCGCTGACCTTTATTATCGGCATGATGTGGTGGAAATTGCTGGGCTATTACTGAGTAAGCAAGACCCTGCAGACACAATCACTTTTACCGGTGATTGTGTCTGTGATGATTAAAACAGCGATCCCTGAAATAGGGTTGGCAGCAGCAGTTTAGCCTCCACCCCTTCAGTTCCGCCTACCAGAAATGGACTTTCCGGATCGTGTTTTTTCTTATTGTTAGCGATCGCCTGTTTATTAAAGGTAGCGTAGCAGTAGGAGCAGTCGTGCAGACAAGTGTTATACGTGCCGATATCAATACTGCGAATGCAACCACAGGCTTCGCGCTGACCGGGATCTTTCATCGCGTCCAACGGCAGGCCAAAAACCGCATTAATCAGTCGATCATCAATGCATTTTCCGTGTCCGATGCCGGCCTCATAAAGATCGATATCCTCGGAGCAGGTTTCGACAACCATATGATTGTCCCGCGCTATTGTTGCCATCCACTGCGCTAAATCCAGCAAGCGCAGGCGATCATTAACAATATCCTCGTATTGCAGCCCCGGAACAGCCGCCAGATTCGATTCCGTTTTTTTGTACAGATCGGCAAAACTAATGACCACCCGTTTTGTTTTTCCGCGCAACAGGGTGGCGATTTTACTGAACAGTCGCTTGTGCTCGTCGATATCAACAATGTTCGACACCAGAATGGGATCATAGCGCCAGATGACTTTGTCCGCGCCAATGTTGTCACTGAGCTGAATAAAGGTGTCAATGGCATGATGCGGGCGCGGTACGGAGCCTTCGAGAATTTTGGGGTAGCCTGTGATGGTGTACTGGAAATAGTAATGAAACCCGCGCTCATCCAGTTCGCCCAGATGACGCATCAGCATTTTAGGGTTTCGCGTCCAGAAGACAATAACGTCGACATCCGCCGGATTCAGCGAGACCCGCCTGACCTGGTTGAAGTTATAAGGGTTACGGGTCAACAGAAACCCTTCCCGGATGCGGTTCATAAACCAGGGCGTATAGAAAGCAGGGATATCCGTTCGCCGGCTCGCACTGATTATCATTCTTTCTCCCGGGTGTATTTGAGCAGGCTATAGGCCAGATATTTGTTACTAAAAACTGGCCAAAAATTGATATTACAGGCCATACATTGTGGACTATTGTTGTGGTTATTGCACGAATCTTTAAGTTCAGAGACAAAAGGCAGAACATCATCCGGTAATTTAAAAAAAGTAAAATCAAGCCCTAACCAACGTTGCTTAATAAAATAAGTATAATAGTTAGGCTCCTGATCACACTGCCAGCCGTCATCTGTCAGAATTTTAGAAATAGTCTGAAATTCATCAATCCCATTTATACTATTATTGTCATGTGCATTATACGTTGCATAGGTATTAATAAAATAGATTGGATTTTTCTTACTATTCTTTACTATTAAATCGGCAATATGCTTTCTTATATCCAGACTTAACTCTGTCAGCGACTTAGGGAAGACAAATAAATCAACATCCTCAACATCTGCAGCCTGGAGTGTGCTGGCACACCTGGTTTTAAACTGCGCCCATGGGAAGTTCGGACGGTAGTGCCAGTCGATAAGATCGATCCCAACATACTTGATTGTCACTGTTTTATTTTCATCAATGACAACGCGGTTTAATGCTTCGCAATCAACGCCGGAACCGCAACCGATAGATAAAATCGTTAACTCGTCACCGTTAAATGATTGCAGGAGCTTTTTATACATACCATAAAGCTCACAAAAATAAGCACCATAATATTTCAGGATATACTGCTGTTGATTAACCTTTGACGAATAACCGTTCGAATTAAAACCAAAATTATTAAGAGAGCACCATCTCTCATTTTCAAAATCATTAAATACAGCTTGTACTTTGCCTTCCAGAAAATTCCTTGTCATTGCTCACTCACCTTTTCTGTCATCCAATGACACTATCGGCAGCATGCGCCAAAACTTAAATTTCCTGTGTCCCCCGCCTGTATCCGCGGGGGATTTGCATTGCGGCGCTATTTCAGCAACCGCACCTTCACAGATTTACCTTTAATTTTGCCCTGTTGTAACTGTTTCCAGGCATGATGCGCGACCGAACGTTTCACAGCCACAAACGCGTGGATCGGGTGGATATCGATTTTGCCGATGTCTGCGCCATCAAGCCCCATATCGCCGGTCAGCGCGCCAAGAATATCGCCAGGACGCATTTTGGCTTTTTTGCCACCATCAATGCACAGCGTCTCCATTGCCGCCTCCAGCGGTGCGATGCTGATGCCTGTCGGCACCGGCTGCCAGCGCAGTGTGATATTTAGCATCTCTTCCAGCACGTTAGCGCGTTGCGCCTCTTCGGGGGCGCAGAAGCTGATCGCCATCCCGCTTTCCCCTGCCCGCGCGGTACGGCCGATGCGGTGGACGTGCACTTCCGGATCCCAGGACAGCTCATAGTTGATCACCATCTCAAGGGCTTTGATATCCAGACCGCGTGCGGCAACGTCAGTCGCCACCAGTACCCGGCAACTGCCGTTGGCAAAACGAACCAGCGTCTGATCGCGGTCGCGCTGCTCCATGTCGCCATGCAGCGCCAGCACGCTCTGCTGACTCGCAGTCAGCGCGTCGTACACGGCCTGACAATCTTTTTTGGTATTGCAGAACACCACGCAGGAAGCGGGCTGATACTGGCTCAGTAGTTTCTGTAACAGGCTGATCTTACCGCCACGCGACACTTCAAAAAACAGCTGCTCAACCGCAGGCAATTCATCGACAGTATCGATTTCGACTGTCAGCGGCTCGCGCTGAATACGCCCGCTGATGGCAGCGATTGCTGCGGGCCAGGTGGCGGAAAAGAGCAGTGTCTGGCGCTTCGCTGGGGCATACGCAATCACTTCATCAATGGCCTCGGCAAAGCCCATGTCGAGCATCCGATCAGCTTCGTCCAGCACCAGCGTCTGCAATGCTTCCAGGTTCACCGTCTCTTTTTTCAGGTGATCCAACAGTCGCCCTGGCGTTGCCACAATAATGTGCGGCGCATGGGTCAGCGAATCGCGCTGCACGCTGAACGGCAGCCCGCCGCATAACGTCAGCACTTTAATATTGGGCATATAGCGCGCCAGACGACGCAGTTCTTTCGCCACCTGATCGGCCAGTTCGCGGGTCGGGCACAGCACCAGCGACTGGGTGAGAAACTGGCTGGCATCAATGTGCTGAAGCAGGCCCAGTCCGAATGCGGCGGTTTTGCCGCTGCCGGTTTTCGCCTGCGCCCGGACATCTTTCCCCGCGAGGATCGCCGGAAGCGACGCCGCCTGCACCGGGGTCATGGTCTGGTAACCCAGTTCGTTAAGGTTGGCAAGTTGTTCCGCAGGGAGGGCGTTTAATTCAGCAAAAGAGGTCACGGCATTATTCTCAAAATGGGAAAAGGAGTCCCCGGCGTGTTCCGCCAGCGGGCTGGCGGCAATGATAACATCCAGATCCCCCCTATCCGCAGCGGTTTTGCTTTTTTACCACGGTAAAGTGTCCGGAAATCCGCAAAATGATAATTAAGCCCGACGCGAAGGCGGAAATTCGTCTAAGGTTTTCAGATGGTTGATCCCAGCGGTCAGACTATTCAGCCTATGACAGGAGACTAACGATGACGATATCTGCACTGCGCCGCCCGGAGGCTATCGCATTCGCGCTGCGGATGGCGCTCGGTGGTGCGCTTTTGAGCATGACAACCTTTTCAGCACTGGCGGAAGACGCGCCAGCCGCAGCACCGACGCAACCGCCGGATATCCTGCTGGGGCCGCTGTTTAACGACATCCAGAGCGCCAAATTATTCCCCGATCAAAAAACCTTTGCCGATGCGATACCCAGGAGCGATCCGCTGATGATCCTCGCGGATTACCGGATGCAAAAAAACCAGACCAGTTTTGACCTGCGCCATTTTGTCGAGGTGAACTTCACCCTGCCGCAAGAGAAAGAGAAGTATGTGCCGCCGAAGGATCAGACCCTGCGCCAGCACATTGACGGATTATGGCCGGTGCTAACGCGAACCACCGACAGCGCCGAAAAATGGGATTCCCTGCTGCCGTTGCCGAAGCCGTATGTGGTGCCCGGCGGGCGTTTTCGTGAAGTTTATTACTGGGACAGCTACTTCACCATGCTCGGCCTCGCGGAAAGCGATCACTGGGACAAGATCGAAGATATGGTCGACAACTTCGCCTATGAGCTGGATTCATGGGGCCATATTCCGAACGGCAACCGCAGTTACTATCTGAGCCGCTCACAACCGCCCTTCTTCTCTCTGATGGTGGAACTGCTGGCAACGCATGACGGTGACGATGCGCTGAAGAAATACCTGCCGCAGATGGAAAAAGAGCATGCCTACTGGATGGAAGGCGCCGATGCGCTGCAAGCGGGTCAGGCCAGCAAGCGCGTCGTCAAACTACAGGATGGATCGTTGCTCAACCGTTACTGGGACGATCGCGATACCCCACGCCCGGAGTCGTGGCTGGATGATGTCAACACGGCGAAAAGCAATCCGAATCGCCCGGCCACCGATATCTACCGTGATCTGCGTTCGGCAGCCGCCTCTGGCTGGGATTTCAGCTCCCGCTGGATGGACAACCCACAACAGCTCGGCACCATTCGCACCACCAGCATCGTGCCTGTCGATCTCAACGCGCTGATGTTCAAAATGGAGAAAATGATCGCCGCTGCCAGCAAAGCCGCAGGTGATAACGACAAAGCCGCGCGTTATGAATCCCTCGCCAGCGCCCGCCAGAACGCGATGGAAAAAAACCTGTGGAATGAAAAAGAGGGCTGGTATGCCGATTACGATCTGAAAAGCCATAAGGTGCGTAATCAACTGACCGCCGCGGCCCTGTACCCGTTATTCGTTAATGCTGCGTCCCGCGAACGCGCCGCTAAAGTCGCCACTGCCGCCGAGCGCAATCTGCTGAAAGCGGGCGGTATCAGCACCACCACGGTGAACAGTGGCCAGCAATGGGATGCGCCAAACGGCTGGGCGCCGCTGCAGTGGGTGGCGACAGAAGGTTTGCAGAATTACGGACAGGATAAAATCGCCATGGACGTCACCTGGCGCTTTCTGACCAACGTTCAGCATACGTATGATCGCGAGCAGAAGCTGGTTGAAAAATACGACATCACCACAACCGGAACCGGTGGTGGCGGCGGTGAATATCCGTTGCAGGACGGTTTCGGCTGGACCAATGGCGTAACGCTGAAAATGCTGGATCTGGTCTGTCCGAAAGCAAACCCGTGCGACAGCGTTCCGCAAACGCGCCCTGCGGCGCCAGCGGAAAAACAGGCTGCCGCCGCAACACAATAACCCTATAAAACGGGCAGCCACTGGCTGCCCGTTCGCCTTCATTCTGATTATTCCCGCCGTAGCAGCCGGAACACCAGCAAAACGACAATGGAGCCAACGACGGCCACCAGGAAGCTTTGCAGATTAAAGCCTGTGATGCTGCCTCCGATACCGAACATGGTCGCTAACCAGCCACCCACCACCGCACCGACGATCCCGAGAATGCAGGTGAGAATGAATCCCCCTCCATCCCGCCCCGGCATAATCAGTTTAGCGATGACCCCCGCGATGAGTCCGAACACGATCCAGGTAATAATGCCCATGATAACCACCTCCAGGAAAAAACCGTCCAGATGCAGGTCAAAATCCCCTGCCTCAATGGTTCAAGTATAGGTAATTGCACTGGAATATCCCGCCAGCGGCGTTTTTTTTATTGAATTTCACTTTTTTCACTTATTTGCCTTAAGTTCTTCCGGCGGGTGCCGATAACGATGCGAGAATCTGTCATCTGGAGCGATTTGGTGTGAGTCATTACAACGAGCAATTCCTGAAAGTGAGTCCGCTGGCAGTATTAAATGTCCTTCGCGATCTGCATAAAGATCAGGTCCCGCTCCGCGTCTCCTGGGCCTCCGGTCAGTTCATCAGCCGCATTCTGTCGGTCACCGCGGAACAGCTGATTATTGACTTCGGCAGTCAGGAACAGGAAAACCTGGCGGCACAGCACGCGGAAAATTTCCTGATTGATGCGGAAACCAAAGGGGCGAAAGTCGAATTTACCCTGCCAAAACTTGAGGCCATCGATTACCTGTCACTCCCGGCGTTCGCCGCCCCCGTACCGCCATCGTTGTGGTTTGTGCAGCGCAGAGAATTCTTTCGTATTGCGGCGCCTCTGCAGCCGGTTTATCTCTGCACGGCACGACTCCCGGATAACAGCGAATTTCGCTGCCGTCTGTGCGACCTGTCGCTCGGCGGAATGGGGGCATTACTGGAAGGCAAAACCACAACCGGTCTGCAGGTTGGCATGCAGATCCCGCAACTGGCGCTGGATATGGGGGACTGGGGGAAATTTCAGTTTGATGCGCAGTTGATTGCCATCACCGAGCGTAAAGTGGTCGACGGCAAAAACGAAACCATCACCACCCCGCGCCTGAGTTTTCGCTTTCTGAACGTCAACCCGGCGGCGGAGCGCACGCTCCAGCGCATTATCTTCGCCCTGGAGCGCGAGGCGCGCGAACGCGCCAGCAAAGTGCTTTAACTACATTGCATCCATCGCCTGCTGGACTTTCCAGATATAGCGAGGCGCCTGCGGCGCGGGGTGATTTTTGACAACGTGTTCAAAAAACTCATCCGCGTCGAGATCGTTAATCTCATCAATCGCGTCTTTGCGATCGGACGAGAATGTCCGCAGCAGCGCGCCCGCGCCATTAACATACGACACCACCAGCGCGTACTGCATCACTTCCGGGTCTTTAATGCCCGCCAGCACGCCATGTTCCAGAATGCTCAGGTAAGCGGTACCCATTGAGATATTACGTTCCGGGTTTTTCAGCTCACTGGTCGACGGTTGCCCTTTCCAGCCCATATAGCGGTAGACTTCACGCCCGGCGGTGGAGGCTTTTAATTGCATCAGCCCCACGGCGTTGGATTTACTCACCAGTTCCGGGTTGCCGCCCGACTCCACAGCAATAATCGCCGTAATAAGACGCGGGCTGACGCCCCAGGCCGCACCAGCTTTTTCGCTGATCGGCATCCATTGCATCGCCCGTTTTACCGGCGCTTCAGCGTTCCACGGGGGATTGCGGTAATCCTGCTTTGAGCTACATCCGGCAAGCAAGACAAATAAAAAAACGACCCATCTCAATTTCACGCATCTATCCTTTTAGCTGAAGTGTGCCGCTGAAGGTGACAACGACCGGTTCAGGCGGCATGATACCTTTTTCATTGTATGCAAGGAATTAGCATGAGTCTGTTTCATCTGATCGCCCCTTCCGGTTACTGCATTAACCAGACGGCTGCCGCGCGTGGCGTAACGCGCCTGGAGCAGGCCGGACATCGGGTGGAGCATCAGCAGGTTATTCCTCGCCGCGACCAGCGTTTTGCCGGTACTGACGCTGAGCGTCTCAATGATATCAACGCCCTCGCCACGCTGGCGGGCAAAAACCGTATTGTGCTGGCGGTACGTGGCGGCTATGGCGCGAGCCGCCTGCTGGAAGCAATCGACTGGCCCGCGCTTATCGCGCGTCAGCAACGGGATCCGCTGCTTATCTGCGGTCACAGCGATTTCACTGTGATACAGATGGGACTGCTGGCGCTCGGCAACGTCATAACCTTCAGCGGGCCGATGCTGGCGGGCAATTTTGGTGCGGAATCGGTCAATGACTTTACCGAACACCATTTCTGGCAGGCGCTGAAAAATCCGTCGTTCACCCTTGAATGGGCCGGTGACGGGCCGCAGTGCCGGGTGGAAGGCACCGTGTGGGGCGGCAATCTGGCGATGTTTAATACG from Trabulsiella odontotermitis includes the following:
- a CDS encoding alpha,alpha-trehalase; its protein translation is MTISALRRPEAIAFALRMALGGALLSMTTFSALAEDAPAAAPTQPPDILLGPLFNDIQSAKLFPDQKTFADAIPRSDPLMILADYRMQKNQTSFDLRHFVEVNFTLPQEKEKYVPPKDQTLRQHIDGLWPVLTRTTDSAEKWDSLLPLPKPYVVPGGRFREVYYWDSYFTMLGLAESDHWDKIEDMVDNFAYELDSWGHIPNGNRSYYLSRSQPPFFSLMVELLATHDGDDALKKYLPQMEKEHAYWMEGADALQAGQASKRVVKLQDGSLLNRYWDDRDTPRPESWLDDVNTAKSNPNRPATDIYRDLRSAAASGWDFSSRWMDNPQQLGTIRTTSIVPVDLNALMFKMEKMIAAASKAAGDNDKAARYESLASARQNAMEKNLWNEKEGWYADYDLKSHKVRNQLTAAALYPLFVNAASRERAAKVATAAERNLLKAGGISTTTVNSGQQWDAPNGWAPLQWVATEGLQNYGQDKIAMDVTWRFLTNVQHTYDREQKLVEKYDITTTGTGGGGGEYPLQDGFGWTNGVTLKMLDLVCPKANPCDSVPQTRPAAPAEKQAAAATQ
- a CDS encoding DASS family sodium-coupled anion symporter; this encodes MSSVSSRGKSIIAFGVPLAIGAIIWFWPAPEGLTPQAWHMFAIFAATIAAILTQPLPSGAVMLISICVVIFSKTLPEAKALSGFASGTVWLIFCAYVLSLGFVTSGLGKRIAYKMLSLFGGSSLGIAYSLGVSDLIMAPAMPSVTARSGGIIFPIARSINDVLGSAPGETGKRIGNFLTMVCFQFTPITGAIFLTGMAANPLVGSLAKSTLGIEISWGGWFVAAVVPAMVCFMLAPLLIYKLLNPELKRTPEAKEMGKRSLQALGAMSSAEKKVAIGFILALIGWGTSLITGLSATAVGLGLAAYLFATRAVEWKALLSDHAAWDTVIWFSVIISLASGLEGLGFIKWMTQQLDGAIQGFGPMTAFVVLGLLYIYVHYLFATASGHVAALYAPFVATAIAAGAPPMMVAICFGIFSNLMWGNTEYGGGPGPIYFGQGYFDRATFYKINLVVVTFNVALTFIIGMMWWKLLGYY
- the emtA gene encoding membrane-bound lytic murein transglycosylase EmtA, which encodes MKLRWVVFLFVLLAGCSSKQDYRNPPWNAEAPVKRAMQWMPISEKAGAAWGVSPRLITAIIAVESGGNPELVSKSNAVGLMQLKASTAGREVYRYMGWKGQPSTSELKNPERNISMGTAYLSILEHGVLAGIKDPEVMQYALVVSYVNGAGALLRTFSSDRKDAIDEINDLDADEFFEHVVKNHPAPQAPRYIWKVQQAMDAM
- a CDS encoding GlsB/YeaQ/YmgE family stress response membrane protein gives rise to the protein MGIITWIVFGLIAGVIAKLIMPGRDGGGFILTCILGIVGAVVGGWLATMFGIGGSITGFNLQSFLVAVVGSIVVLLVFRLLRRE
- a CDS encoding DUF1848 domain-containing protein; this encodes MIISASRRTDIPAFYTPWFMNRIREGFLLTRNPYNFNQVRRVSLNPADVDVIVFWTRNPKMLMRHLGELDERGFHYYFQYTITGYPKILEGSVPRPHHAIDTFIQLSDNIGADKVIWRYDPILVSNIVDIDEHKRLFSKIATLLRGKTKRVVISFADLYKKTESNLAAVPGLQYEDIVNDRLRLLDLAQWMATIARDNHMVVETCSEDIDLYEAGIGHGKCIDDRLINAVFGLPLDAMKDPGQREACGCIRSIDIGTYNTCLHDCSYCYATFNKQAIANNKKKHDPESPFLVGGTEGVEAKLLLPTLFQGSLF
- the ycgR gene encoding flagellar brake protein YcgR; protein product: MSHYNEQFLKVSPLAVLNVLRDLHKDQVPLRVSWASGQFISRILSVTAEQLIIDFGSQEQENLAAQHAENFLIDAETKGAKVEFTLPKLEAIDYLSLPAFAAPVPPSLWFVQRREFFRIAAPLQPVYLCTARLPDNSEFRCRLCDLSLGGMGALLEGKTTTGLQVGMQIPQLALDMGDWGKFQFDAQLIAITERKVVDGKNETITTPRLSFRFLNVNPAAERTLQRIIFALEREARERASKVL
- the ldcA gene encoding muramoyltetrapeptide carboxypeptidase encodes the protein MSLFHLIAPSGYCINQTAAARGVTRLEQAGHRVEHQQVIPRRDQRFAGTDAERLNDINALATLAGKNRIVLAVRGGYGASRLLEAIDWPALIARQQRDPLLICGHSDFTVIQMGLLALGNVITFSGPMLAGNFGAESVNDFTEHHFWQALKNPSFTLEWAGDGPQCRVEGTVWGGNLAMFNTLLGTPWMPDIRDGILVLEDINEHPFRVERLLLQLLHAGILSCQRALILGSFSGAEPNDYDNGYSLETMFHYLRSRLDIPVITGLDFGHEARTVTLPLGAQGKLVNTAASTTLTLSGHPVLSEEK
- the dbpA gene encoding ATP-dependent RNA helicase DbpA, with the translated sequence MTSFAELNALPAEQLANLNELGYQTMTPVQAASLPAILAGKDVRAQAKTGSGKTAAFGLGLLQHIDASQFLTQSLVLCPTRELADQVAKELRRLARYMPNIKVLTLCGGLPFSVQRDSLTHAPHIIVATPGRLLDHLKKETVNLEALQTLVLDEADRMLDMGFAEAIDEVIAYAPAKRQTLLFSATWPAAIAAISGRIQREPLTVEIDTVDELPAVEQLFFEVSRGGKISLLQKLLSQYQPASCVVFCNTKKDCQAVYDALTASQQSVLALHGDMEQRDRDQTLVRFANGSCRVLVATDVAARGLDIKALEMVINYELSWDPEVHVHRIGRTARAGESGMAISFCAPEEAQRANVLEEMLNITLRWQPVPTGISIAPLEAAMETLCIDGGKKAKMRPGDILGALTGDMGLDGADIGKIDIHPIHAFVAVKRSVAHHAWKQLQQGKIKGKSVKVRLLK